The following are from one region of the Hymenobacter radiodurans genome:
- a CDS encoding glycosyltransferase family 2 protein, giving the protein MIKFQTLTILIPVYNEDRTITQVLDQLREVELAGNIQKEIILIDDCSTDSSVSLITTYAVRHPALGLRLLQHSTNQGKGAALHTGIRAATGDYIIIQDADLEYDPADYNALLKPVVRGFADVVYGSRFVGGKPHRVLFFWHSIGNAVLTFLSNMFTDLNLTDMETGYKLFRRDILQGLVLREKRFGFEPEVTAKMARVPGIRIYEVGISYYGRTYAEGKKINWRDGLWALWCILRYGLGR; this is encoded by the coding sequence TTGATCAAGTTCCAAACGCTCACTATTCTCATTCCCGTTTACAACGAGGACCGCACCATCACACAGGTGCTCGACCAGTTGCGCGAGGTAGAGTTGGCCGGGAATATTCAGAAGGAAATCATTCTGATTGATGACTGCTCCACCGATTCCTCAGTCAGCCTGATTACCACGTACGCAGTCCGGCACCCCGCCTTGGGGCTGCGTCTTCTTCAGCATTCCACCAACCAAGGCAAGGGCGCCGCGCTGCATACCGGCATTCGGGCAGCCACCGGCGACTACATCATCATTCAGGACGCCGACCTCGAATACGACCCCGCCGACTATAACGCTCTACTCAAACCGGTAGTGCGCGGCTTTGCCGATGTAGTGTACGGCTCCCGCTTCGTGGGGGGCAAACCGCATCGGGTGCTGTTCTTCTGGCATAGCATCGGCAATGCAGTCCTTACCTTCCTCTCCAACATGTTCACCGACCTGAACCTGACAGACATGGAAACCGGCTACAAGCTCTTCCGGCGCGATATTCTTCAGGGGCTCGTGCTGCGAGAAAAGCGCTTTGGCTTCGAGCCCGAGGTGACCGCCAAAATGGCGCGTGTTCCCGGTATTCGCATCTACGAGGTAGGCATCAGCTACTACGGCCGAACCTACGCCGAGGGCAAAAAAATCAATTGGCGCGACGGGCTGTGGGCACTATGGTGCATTCTGCGGTACGGCCTAGGCCGGTAG
- a CDS encoding FkbM family methyltransferase, which produces MTAHFADYANCHFYQLGLSNVTGETSFNYVLTNPAYSGFVKRKYDKADEVDTLITVRKQPLDQILPPGTRIDLIKIDVEGAELEVLQGAVKTIQQSRPVIIFEHGLGASDYYGTRPEHIYELLTGAANLQVSTMARWLAGHPAFTHAEFVEQFEKSLNYYFMAYPLEKAQLGQSA; this is translated from the coding sequence CTGACGGCCCATTTTGCAGATTACGCCAACTGTCACTTCTACCAGCTGGGCCTCAGCAACGTAACCGGCGAAACGTCCTTCAACTACGTGCTCACCAATCCGGCTTATAGCGGCTTTGTGAAGCGTAAGTATGATAAGGCCGACGAAGTAGACACGCTGATTACTGTACGCAAGCAGCCGCTTGATCAAATTTTGCCCCCCGGCACGCGCATCGACCTAATAAAAATTGATGTGGAAGGAGCGGAGCTGGAGGTGTTGCAGGGCGCGGTAAAAACCATTCAGCAGAGCCGGCCCGTTATTATTTTTGAGCACGGCCTAGGCGCTTCCGATTACTATGGCACACGGCCCGAGCACATATATGAGCTACTCACGGGCGCGGCCAACTTGCAGGTGTCTACGATGGCGCGGTGGCTGGCCGGACATCCCGCCTTTACCCATGCCGAGTTTGTGGAGCAGTTCGAAAAGTCGCTGAATTATTACTTCATGGCTTATCCGTTGGAGAAGGCCCAGCTAGGGCAGTCGGCGTAG
- a CDS encoding 3-hydroxyanthranilate 3,4-dioxygenase, whose amino-acid sequence MALARPFNFQQWIDEHRHLLKPPVGNQQVFTDNKDFIVMVVGGPNARKDYHYDEGEELFLQLEGDIVLKVIEDGKPVDIPVRAGEMFLLPGGVPHSPRRPAGSIGLVLERYRTAGELDGFLWYCENCGTKLHEEYAEITDIVQQLPPIMNRFWESEELRTCRNCGTVMAKPAPVPA is encoded by the coding sequence ATGGCCCTCGCCCGTCCCTTCAACTTTCAGCAGTGGATTGATGAACACCGTCACCTGTTGAAGCCACCCGTTGGCAATCAGCAGGTCTTTACGGATAATAAAGACTTTATCGTGATGGTGGTAGGTGGCCCCAATGCTCGCAAAGACTACCATTATGACGAAGGTGAAGAGCTTTTTCTGCAACTGGAAGGCGACATTGTGCTCAAAGTAATCGAGGATGGTAAGCCAGTGGATATTCCGGTGCGGGCCGGCGAGATGTTTCTGCTGCCGGGCGGCGTACCCCACTCGCCCCGGCGCCCGGCTGGTTCCATAGGGCTGGTGCTGGAACGCTACCGCACCGCTGGCGAGCTGGATGGGTTCCTGTGGTACTGCGAGAACTGCGGCACCAAGCTGCACGAAGAGTACGCCGAAATAACGGACATCGTACAACAATTGCCCCCCATCATGAACCGGTTTTGGGAATCGGAGGAACTACGCACCTGCCGCAACTGCGGAACGGTGATGGCGAAGCCTGCGCCAGTACCCGCCTAG
- the kynU gene encoding kynureninase, producing the protein MTTFQATPEFAATLDAQDPLRRFREQFHIPPAPDGGESIYFCGNSLGLQPRTVRAAIEEELESWERQAVEGHFRGKSPWMPYHETLADSTARLVGAKRLEVIVMNNLTTNLHLLLISFYRPTATRYKVLMEGGAFPSDQYAVESQVKLHGYAPDDAIVELVPRPGERTLRTEDIEAKIREVGEELALVLLGGINYYTGQAFDMQAITKAGHAVGATVGFDLAHAAGNLVMHLHDWDVDFACWCSYKYLNSGPGGVSGAFVHERFANRPDLPRLAGWWGHDASERFQMKKGFKPMAGAAGWQLANGQIIALAMHRAALNIVDEAGGIAELRRKSEQLTAYLEFVLRSLNLPPSILEIITPSEPQARGCQLSLLVHKDGRGLFDYFSEAGVIGDWREPNVIRLAPVPLYNTFGEVQRVGQLLSKWAERVR; encoded by the coding sequence ATGACCACTTTCCAAGCCACCCCCGAGTTCGCCGCCACCCTCGACGCCCAAGATCCGCTCCGCCGCTTCCGTGAGCAGTTTCATATTCCGCCCGCGCCCGATGGGGGCGAGAGCATCTATTTCTGCGGTAATTCGCTGGGTTTGCAGCCGCGCACCGTGCGGGCCGCCATTGAGGAGGAGCTGGAATCGTGGGAACGGCAGGCCGTAGAAGGACACTTTCGCGGTAAATCGCCGTGGATGCCCTACCATGAAACGCTGGCCGACTCGACGGCCCGCCTAGTAGGTGCTAAGCGGCTGGAGGTCATTGTGATGAATAACCTGACCACCAATCTCCACTTACTGCTTATTTCCTTTTACCGCCCCACGGCCACGCGCTACAAAGTGCTGATGGAAGGGGGCGCATTTCCCTCCGACCAGTATGCGGTGGAATCACAGGTGAAGCTGCACGGCTATGCGCCCGATGATGCCATTGTGGAACTGGTGCCCCGCCCTGGTGAGCGCACCCTGCGCACCGAGGATATTGAAGCTAAAATCCGGGAAGTAGGCGAGGAGCTGGCCCTAGTGCTATTGGGGGGCATTAACTACTATACCGGCCAGGCTTTCGACATGCAAGCCATTACCAAAGCTGGGCACGCCGTGGGCGCCACCGTTGGCTTCGATTTGGCGCATGCAGCGGGCAATTTAGTGATGCACCTGCATGACTGGGATGTAGACTTTGCCTGCTGGTGTTCTTATAAGTATCTCAACTCGGGTCCCGGTGGCGTGAGCGGAGCATTTGTGCACGAGCGCTTCGCCAATCGGCCCGATCTGCCGCGCCTCGCGGGCTGGTGGGGCCACGATGCCTCCGAGCGCTTCCAAATGAAAAAAGGGTTCAAGCCCATGGCTGGAGCCGCAGGCTGGCAACTGGCGAATGGGCAGATTATCGCTTTGGCCATGCACCGCGCAGCCCTGAACATCGTGGATGAAGCCGGGGGCATTGCGGAGCTCCGGCGCAAGAGCGAGCAGCTTACGGCCTACCTGGAGTTTGTGCTGCGTAGCCTGAATTTGCCCCCCAGCATCCTTGAAATCATTACGCCCTCCGAGCCGCAGGCCCGTGGTTGCCAGCTCTCCCTGTTGGTGCACAAAGACGGCCGCGGCCTGTTCGACTACTTCTCGGAGGCCGGCGTAATTGGCGATTGGCGCGAGCCGAACGTGATTCGGCTGGCTCCGGTGCCGCTATACAACACCTTTGGCGAAGTGCAGCGCGTGGGGCAGCTACTCAGCAAATGGGCAGAACGGGTACGTTAG
- a CDS encoding alpha-ketoglutarate-dependent dioxygenase AlkB family protein: MSLTLLPLPDAEVLLDPHFLPPIEAEALFQELLNTIPWRHEPIKLFGKEVMQPRLTSWHGDPAARYRYSGLILEPQPWTPALQRLRKQVSEATGAEFNSVLLNLYRTGQDSMGWHADNEPELGPHPVIASVSLGATRRFRLRPGSGTPPYAPLGLDLPPGSLLVMRGPTQQRWQHALPKTARPIEARLNLTFRRIVEARN, from the coding sequence GTGTCGCTCACGTTATTGCCCCTGCCCGATGCCGAAGTGCTGCTCGATCCGCACTTTTTGCCCCCCATAGAGGCAGAGGCTCTTTTTCAGGAGTTGCTCAATACCATTCCGTGGCGGCATGAGCCTATCAAGCTGTTTGGCAAAGAGGTAATGCAGCCCCGCCTGACCTCCTGGCACGGCGACCCTGCCGCTCGCTACCGTTACTCGGGGCTTATTCTGGAGCCGCAGCCCTGGACGCCCGCCTTGCAGCGTTTGCGAAAGCAGGTAAGCGAGGCCACAGGTGCCGAATTTAACAGCGTGCTACTCAACCTTTACCGCACCGGTCAGGATAGTATGGGCTGGCACGCCGACAATGAGCCAGAGCTAGGGCCCCATCCTGTTATTGCCTCCGTGAGCTTGGGTGCAACCCGGCGCTTTCGGCTCCGACCCGGTTCCGGCACCCCACCGTATGCGCCCTTGGGGCTGGATTTGCCCCCCGGTAGCCTGTTGGTAATGCGCGGGCCCACCCAACAACGCTGGCAACATGCCCTGCCCAAAACGGCCCGCCCCATAGAAGCGCGCTTGAATCTGACCTTCAGGCGTATTGTTGAGGCCAGAAATTAA
- a CDS encoding FAD-dependent oxidoreductase: protein MGTPSSAAVAAATDLSPCTIMGAGLVGSLLALYLARRGHQVDVYERRADPRLSGAVEGRSINLALSDRGWRALEGVGISEQVREVAIPMYRRVMHDQQGRLTYQPYGRENQAIYSVSRGGLNRTLLNLTEADPRIRMHFNEHCQHVDLRARRLEMHNTLTDQEQTLPFRRLFGADGAYSAVRGAMQKTDRYEFSQSYLEYGYKELTIEAGPDGEWQLEKNALHIWPRGQYMMIALPNLDGSFNCTLFFPYEGQESFTTLETTEQVQAFFEEKFPDAVPFMPQLAEEFIQNPTGSLITVKCFPWTHKDEIVLLGDASHAIVPFYGQGMNAGFEDCSVLDSLLNQYGEDWNMVFSEFQRQRKPNADAMADLAIYNFEEMRDRVADPRFLLQKKIESKISAQYPDQWLPLYSQVTFSDTPYADAWANGQRQESIMQRLMPHIQTEADYDLPAVQEMVRQEMEKNDALSSLK from the coding sequence ATGGGTACGCCTTCTTCCGCCGCCGTGGCTGCTGCCACCGATCTCTCTCCTTGCACCATTATGGGGGCGGGGCTGGTAGGGTCGCTGCTAGCGCTCTACTTGGCTCGGCGCGGTCACCAAGTGGATGTGTATGAGCGCCGCGCTGATCCGCGCCTAAGCGGAGCCGTAGAGGGCCGGTCCATCAATCTGGCGTTGTCGGATAGAGGGTGGCGGGCTCTTGAGGGTGTCGGCATCAGCGAGCAGGTGCGCGAAGTGGCCATTCCCATGTACCGGCGCGTGATGCACGACCAGCAGGGCCGCCTCACCTATCAACCCTATGGCCGCGAAAACCAGGCTATTTACTCCGTATCGCGTGGGGGGCTAAATCGCACGCTGCTTAACCTCACGGAGGCCGATCCGCGCATTCGCATGCACTTTAACGAGCACTGCCAACACGTTGATTTGCGGGCGCGGCGGCTGGAAATGCATAACACGCTCACCGACCAGGAGCAGACGCTACCGTTTCGCCGCCTGTTTGGGGCCGATGGCGCTTACTCGGCAGTGCGGGGCGCTATGCAGAAAACCGACCGCTACGAGTTCTCGCAGAGCTATTTGGAGTACGGCTACAAAGAATTAACCATTGAAGCTGGTCCCGACGGCGAGTGGCAGCTGGAGAAAAATGCTCTTCATATCTGGCCGCGGGGGCAATACATGATGATTGCTTTGCCAAACCTCGACGGGTCATTCAATTGCACGCTATTCTTTCCCTACGAAGGCCAGGAATCTTTTACTACCCTGGAAACAACGGAGCAGGTGCAAGCCTTTTTCGAGGAGAAGTTTCCGGACGCGGTGCCTTTTATGCCGCAGTTGGCGGAGGAGTTTATTCAGAACCCAACCGGCTCCCTGATTACGGTGAAGTGTTTTCCGTGGACGCACAAGGATGAAATAGTGCTGCTTGGCGACGCCTCGCATGCTATTGTGCCCTTCTACGGCCAAGGCATGAATGCGGGCTTCGAGGATTGCAGCGTGCTGGATTCTTTGCTCAACCAGTATGGCGAGGACTGGAACATGGTATTCAGCGAGTTTCAGCGCCAGCGCAAACCCAACGCCGACGCGATGGCCGACTTGGCTATCTACAACTTCGAGGAAATGCGCGACCGGGTAGCCGACCCGCGCTTTCTGCTCCAAAAGAAGATCGAAAGCAAAATCTCGGCTCAGTACCCCGATCAATGGCTGCCGCTCTATTCGCAGGTTACGTTTTCGGATACGCCCTACGCCGATGCCTGGGCCAATGGCCAGCGACAGGAAAGTATTATGCAGCGCCTCATGCCGCATATCCAAACCGAAGCAGACTATGATTTGCCCGCCGTGCAGGAAATGGTGCGCCAGGAAATGGAGAAAAATGATGCCCTTTCCAGCTTAAAGTAG
- a CDS encoding LytR/AlgR family response regulator transcription factor yields MLLEDIVSPRILTCAIIDDDEINRLTLQHCISLTPSLHLLASLKGGVEGLNFFSLGRRVDVLFLDVEMPDLNGIEMMRLLPEPPEVIFTTAYESFGMEAYELNIADYLVKPFSYDRFQLAVQRVAERLQPAMPAGIALRD; encoded by the coding sequence ATGTTGCTTGAAGACATTGTCTCCCCCCGCATTCTAACCTGTGCTATTATTGACGACGACGAGATTAATCGCTTAACCCTGCAACATTGTATTAGCCTCACTCCCAGCCTACACCTGCTAGCATCCTTGAAAGGTGGGGTAGAAGGCTTGAACTTTTTCAGTCTAGGACGCCGAGTTGATGTGCTGTTTCTGGATGTAGAGATGCCCGACCTAAACGGCATCGAGATGATGCGCTTGCTGCCCGAGCCGCCGGAAGTAATTTTTACGACCGCTTATGAAAGCTTCGGCATGGAAGCTTATGAGCTGAACATAGCTGACTACTTAGTGAAGCCCTTCTCCTACGACCGCTTTCAGCTAGCCGTGCAGCGAGTAGCAGAGCGCCTGCAGCCTGCTATGCCAGCCGGTATAGCTCTACGCGACTAA
- a CDS encoding PAS domain-containing protein → MPLSTLSPSSDSAEALLTQLHHERARRAEAEQELAAMRYELEVAQASAQRHQSRLTALAQNLKMGIMLVDNDGRVLLVNRPYCQLFGIADEPESLYGISGLEVAVRSQHNYPDPAAYLARAKEVRAAGRTVMGEEVMLADGRVLERDYIVLDDVMAGRLVCYRDITIRFRRNARASTISLLAQQSPNPILRLTPGGELLYANPAAYQLAQLYKQDGPNELRTQLVALVTIALRTTAHHQREISVANEHYLLIVTPVPGENYASLYLTNITARREAEQKLAQQREFYETILNQLPVGVAALDAEHRYLFANPTAAPNAVTRSEILGMTNREACLYRQRPQALADLRDAYFAQATHKRQGISWEENFLEPGGQIQVLRSFQPVFNSDGSLRMMVSSGLDISARHQAEEKLAAQQQFYETVLNQLPADIAVLDAHGRYIFANPVSIKDQDIREWMIGKTDLEYCAHRQRSTDVAENRQRMFEQAVRERGQVTWEELTVGSHEPRYVLRRFQPVFNPDGTLHLMLAYGLDITERHQAEELHRRSELVVREQQEFIRQIVDTVPNLLYVNDEEGDIMFSNTAFDDLVSRSNHARVRKSGESPEDAEVRQLNVLNRRVLASRREHAAELPFTLASGEIRHYQVVKRPLVRPEGTVQVLTVSTDITEVKRIRHTLERNAKQYRDLMHYTQALICTHDLDGIVLSANPAMASLMDVPVHSMVGRPLAEGLAVDQGTDLEAYLAAFRQQREVSGIVSVKPLGNAGPRYLLYHNCLVAEAGELPYVIAYAQDITERILAEDELRRAKLVAESAARSRENFLANMSHEIRTPMNGVLGMAGLLARTDLNAQQREYLDIIRNSGQHLLGVLNDVLDVAKITSGNLELERTPFDLCQALKMAGQTVAFQAAEKGISFDVTPPPLPDSLVLSDPYRLKQVLLNLLSNSIKFTDKGSVTLTCQLLDDTAKEVTISFQVSDTGSGVPTHKQEAIFASFSQAYADTTRRFGGTGLGLTISSSLVEQLGGHLLMCSEPGRGSTFSFTLTFKKAPQGTIIATKAEAELEYATAAVQGMRVLLVEDNDVNRQVAQLVLANYGVVVDAASNGSAALRLFEEQRYDLILMDIQMPGMSGLEVTAQIRRHTNAARARTPIIALTANAFHEANEKYLAAGMDDCLTKPFEEAELLGKMSALRLASKKATRPLFDLSEIYQMAHGQTNFVRSILDSFLDNTPEVVTQLTAASDASDWAQVGTLIHKIKPSLKLLHAHELLTPIRTLETPDLRPEESAKATKQLIQLLPQLLRALEKCRQKLA, encoded by the coding sequence ATGCCCCTTTCCACTTTATCGCCTTCCTCCGACTCTGCAGAAGCGTTGCTCACCCAACTACACCACGAGCGAGCCCGGCGGGCGGAAGCCGAGCAGGAACTTGCCGCCATGCGGTATGAGCTTGAGGTAGCCCAGGCCAGTGCACAGCGCCATCAGTCGCGGCTGACTGCGTTGGCTCAGAACCTGAAAATGGGCATTATGCTCGTGGACAATGATGGCCGCGTACTCTTGGTAAACCGCCCCTATTGTCAGCTTTTTGGCATTGCCGACGAGCCGGAAAGCCTGTACGGTATTTCAGGCTTGGAAGTGGCAGTTCGCAGTCAGCATAACTACCCTGATCCGGCGGCTTACCTGGCTCGGGCCAAAGAAGTAAGAGCGGCCGGCCGTACGGTAATGGGGGAGGAAGTAATGTTGGCCGACGGTCGGGTGCTAGAGCGCGACTACATTGTGCTCGATGATGTGATGGCCGGCCGGCTGGTTTGCTACCGCGATATTACCATTCGCTTTCGCCGCAATGCCCGCGCAAGTACTATTTCTCTGTTGGCGCAGCAAAGTCCGAATCCTATTTTGCGCCTTACGCCCGGCGGCGAGCTATTGTACGCCAACCCAGCGGCCTACCAGCTTGCGCAACTCTATAAGCAGGATGGCCCCAATGAGCTGCGCACTCAGCTGGTAGCCTTAGTAACAATAGCGCTCCGCACTACTGCTCATCATCAGCGCGAGATAAGCGTAGCCAATGAGCACTATCTGCTCATCGTAACTCCCGTGCCCGGCGAGAACTATGCTAGCTTATACCTGACCAACATTACGGCTCGTCGGGAAGCCGAGCAGAAGCTGGCTCAACAGCGCGAGTTCTACGAAACCATCCTCAATCAGCTGCCTGTTGGCGTAGCCGCTCTAGATGCGGAGCACCGCTACCTGTTTGCTAACCCGACGGCGGCCCCAAACGCTGTAACTCGCAGCGAGATTCTGGGTATGACGAATCGGGAAGCTTGTCTGTATCGGCAGCGCCCCCAGGCCTTGGCTGATTTGCGCGACGCGTATTTTGCCCAAGCCACACACAAGCGTCAAGGGATAAGCTGGGAAGAAAACTTTCTGGAACCTGGGGGGCAAATCCAAGTATTGCGCAGCTTCCAGCCCGTATTTAACTCCGATGGCTCGCTGCGCATGATGGTCAGTTCAGGCCTGGACATCTCGGCCCGCCACCAAGCCGAAGAGAAGCTTGCGGCACAGCAGCAGTTTTACGAAACGGTTCTCAATCAGCTACCCGCCGACATAGCCGTACTGGATGCCCACGGTCGTTACATATTCGCAAACCCAGTAAGTATCAAAGATCAGGACATTCGGGAATGGATGATAGGCAAAACTGACCTGGAATACTGCGCGCATCGCCAGCGCTCTACTGATGTAGCCGAGAACCGGCAGCGCATGTTTGAGCAAGCAGTGCGCGAGCGGGGCCAGGTTACGTGGGAAGAGTTGACCGTTGGCAGCCATGAGCCACGCTACGTCCTGCGCCGATTTCAGCCGGTATTTAATCCAGACGGCACGCTGCATCTGATGCTGGCTTACGGCCTCGACATTACGGAGCGCCATCAAGCCGAAGAACTGCACCGTCGCAGCGAATTGGTGGTGCGTGAGCAGCAGGAGTTTATTCGTCAGATAGTCGATACCGTTCCTAACCTGCTTTATGTGAATGACGAGGAGGGGGACATTATGTTTTCCAATACCGCATTCGATGACCTTGTCAGTCGGAGCAACCATGCCCGGGTGCGAAAGAGCGGTGAATCACCCGAAGACGCAGAGGTTCGGCAGCTTAATGTACTCAACCGGCGCGTATTAGCTAGTCGACGGGAACATGCAGCCGAGTTGCCGTTTACCCTGGCCAGCGGCGAGATACGGCATTATCAGGTAGTAAAGCGGCCATTGGTTCGTCCCGAGGGTACGGTTCAGGTGCTCACCGTCAGCACCGACATCACGGAGGTAAAGCGCATTCGTCATACCCTGGAGCGCAACGCCAAGCAGTATCGCGACCTGATGCACTATACGCAAGCCCTCATTTGTACCCACGACCTCGACGGCATAGTTCTTTCTGCCAACCCAGCCATGGCAAGCCTTATGGACGTCCCGGTTCATAGCATGGTAGGAAGGCCGCTTGCTGAAGGCTTGGCCGTAGACCAAGGAACCGATCTGGAAGCGTACCTGGCTGCCTTTCGCCAACAACGAGAGGTATCGGGAATTGTGAGCGTAAAGCCCCTGGGCAACGCTGGGCCACGCTACTTACTGTATCACAATTGCTTAGTGGCTGAGGCCGGCGAGTTGCCCTACGTGATTGCCTACGCGCAGGATATCACGGAGCGCATACTGGCCGAGGATGAGCTACGGCGGGCAAAGCTAGTAGCCGAATCAGCAGCTCGCTCCCGGGAGAATTTCCTGGCTAATATGAGTCATGAAATCCGTACCCCTATGAATGGAGTGCTGGGCATGGCCGGTTTGCTGGCACGTACCGATCTGAACGCTCAACAGCGCGAGTACCTCGATATTATTCGCAACTCCGGGCAGCACCTGCTGGGCGTGCTGAACGACGTGCTGGATGTGGCCAAAATCACTTCAGGAAATCTGGAACTGGAGCGCACCCCCTTCGATTTGTGTCAGGCACTGAAAATGGCGGGCCAAACCGTCGCTTTTCAGGCCGCAGAGAAAGGTATTAGCTTCGACGTAACGCCCCCTCCCCTCCCCGATTCCCTAGTACTCAGCGACCCATACCGCCTCAAACAAGTACTTCTTAACTTACTCAGCAACAGCATCAAGTTTACTGATAAGGGCAGCGTTACCCTGACGTGTCAGCTACTAGATGACACAGCTAAGGAAGTCACCATTAGTTTTCAGGTAAGTGATACGGGGTCGGGCGTACCCACGCACAAACAGGAAGCCATCTTTGCCAGCTTCTCGCAGGCCTACGCCGATACGACGCGCCGATTTGGGGGCACAGGCTTGGGCCTCACTATTAGCAGCAGCTTGGTAGAGCAGTTGGGCGGACACCTACTGATGTGCAGTGAGCCGGGGCGTGGCAGCACATTTAGCTTCACGCTCACCTTCAAAAAAGCCCCCCAAGGCACCATTATCGCAACTAAAGCCGAGGCGGAGCTTGAGTACGCTACGGCGGCAGTGCAAGGCATGCGCGTGCTGCTAGTAGAAGATAATGACGTGAACCGCCAGGTAGCGCAACTGGTATTGGCCAACTATGGGGTGGTGGTTGATGCTGCCTCCAATGGCTCTGCCGCACTGCGCCTGTTCGAGGAGCAGCGCTACGATTTGATTCTGATGGATATTCAGATGCCCGGCATGAGTGGCTTGGAGGTTACGGCCCAAATTCGTCGGCATACTAACGCTGCCAGGGCCCGCACACCCATTATTGCTCTCACCGCCAATGCTTTCCATGAAGCTAATGAAAAGTATCTGGCCGCTGGCATGGACGACTGCCTGACGAAGCCTTTTGAGGAGGCCGAGCTGCTGGGAAAAATGAGTGCCTTGCGCCTGGCGTCGAAGAAGGCTACGCGGCCGTTGTTCGACTTAAGTGAAATCTACCAGATGGCGCACGGCCAGACGAACTTTGTGCGCAGTATTCTTGACTCGTTTCTTGATAATACGCCAGAGGTGGTAACTCAACTTACCGCCGCTTCCGACGCTTCGGATTGGGCTCAGGTGGGCACCTTAATTCATAAGATTAAGCCTTCACTCAAGCTGCTTCATGCCCACGAGTTACTGACGCCTATTCGAACCCTGGAAACTCCTGATTTACGGCCAGAAGAAAGCGCTAAGGCCACCAAACAGCTTATTCAGCTGCTGCCGCAGTTGCTTCGTGCTTTGGAGAAGTGCCGACAGAAGCTTGCGTAA
- a CDS encoding copper resistance protein NlpE translates to MRLLLLACLLLLATACERPTGSTVDSTDASLPADGMVGRAASPSTSSPSIAVATEGLGGIYQGLLPCADCAGIETVLYLYPDSTYMERRTYLDQPKEGNNDQVSSGRWAQVSANLVRLTRRSAAGPTDYRMRPRALQQLDLDGQEITGDLAERYVLAQIGNF, encoded by the coding sequence ATGCGACTTCTTCTGCTTGCTTGCCTGCTTCTATTAGCCACCGCTTGCGAGCGGCCAACCGGGTCTACCGTGGATTCCACCGATGCCTCGCTCCCGGCAGATGGTATGGTAGGCCGTGCCGCGTCGCCTAGCACAAGTTCGCCTTCTATTGCAGTGGCTACCGAAGGTCTGGGGGGCATTTATCAGGGGTTGCTGCCCTGCGCCGACTGCGCTGGAATTGAAACCGTGCTGTACCTCTACCCCGATAGCACCTACATGGAGCGCCGGACCTACTTAGATCAGCCCAAGGAAGGCAACAACGATCAGGTAAGCTCCGGCCGGTGGGCGCAGGTATCAGCCAATTTGGTGCGACTTACGCGGCGCTCCGCCGCCGGTCCCACTGATTACCGCATGCGCCCCCGCGCCTTACAACAGCTTGATCTGGACGGGCAGGAGATAACCGGTGATTTGGCCGAGCGCTACGTACTGGCACAGATAGGCAACTTCTAG